From one Peptoniphilaceae bacterium AMB_02 genomic stretch:
- a CDS encoding sigma 54-interacting transcriptional regulator, with the protein MGLTIITSTKLTLEVLKSQIHNLIGDKIAIRGFHLDEKIHTQISDDLILITSKSIYDDAKKYIDKKSDILIARRSINYHEISELFSIKEGSDVLLVNDLKDTANETIQLLYALGIDFITFHPYYPGITEYVDCNIAVTVGEIDLVPKNINKIVDIKTRNIDFTTLVEILIKFNLMDEKANILSAKYVVDIIDLIKKKEQMMETQKNSSLKFETIINTVNDGIIAYDENKEITVFNPIAETIFNISKNILLSNSFDKNLKKFVDDALSNSRTDKEEFIKIKDKEFIVKKRRMKYTGKHKGEVYTLKDVTEIIRLEEELRRKLVLSQHFAKYTFGDIEGSSVAIKNAKSKALKISSSDSPILIQGESGTGKELFAQAIHNSSKRKRGPFVAINFAALPDTLLDSELFGYEEGSFTGAKKGGMRGLFEQAHGGTIFLDEIGDAPVNFQIRLLRVLQEKQVRRIGANKVIPIDVRIISASNKNLKKLIQEGKFREDLYYRLNVLPFHIPSLKDRNNDIMILAHSFYKNFHPDNNIDEEQYFSKIKNAMLKYNWPGNIRELRNVVEYLINIAENTIPEEVDLPIELQNLNTMKQVKSNIDLVILENIKNYNGMNIPIGRRSLSELTGISESKVRKIINNMSANGLVDICIGRKGLQITIKGLNYLKTESL; encoded by the coding sequence ATGGGATTAACGATTATTACAAGTACAAAACTTACACTTGAAGTTTTAAAAAGTCAAATACATAACCTCATTGGAGATAAAATTGCTATACGTGGATTTCATTTGGATGAAAAAATACACACCCAAATTAGCGATGATTTAATACTCATAACTAGTAAAAGTATCTACGATGATGCAAAAAAATATATAGACAAGAAATCTGATATTTTAATAGCAAGAAGGTCTATAAACTATCATGAGATTAGTGAATTATTCAGCATTAAAGAAGGAAGTGATGTATTATTAGTTAATGATCTAAAAGATACTGCTAATGAGACTATTCAGTTACTTTATGCACTAGGTATAGATTTTATTACATTTCATCCTTATTATCCGGGGATAACAGAATACGTTGATTGTAATATTGCAGTAACAGTAGGAGAAATAGATTTAGTGCCAAAGAATATTAATAAAATAGTTGACATAAAGACTAGAAATATTGATTTTACAACATTGGTAGAAATATTAATCAAGTTTAACTTGATGGATGAAAAAGCAAACATTCTATCAGCAAAGTATGTTGTTGATATTATAGATTTGATAAAGAAAAAAGAACAAATGATGGAAACTCAAAAGAATTCTAGCCTAAAATTTGAAACGATAATAAATACTGTGAATGATGGTATTATTGCTTATGATGAAAATAAAGAAATAACTGTCTTTAATCCCATAGCTGAGACGATTTTCAACATATCAAAAAACATCTTACTGTCTAATAGTTTTGACAAGAACTTAAAAAAATTTGTAGACGATGCACTTTCAAACAGTAGAACAGATAAAGAAGAGTTTATTAAGATTAAAGATAAAGAATTTATTGTTAAAAAGAGGAGAATGAAATACACAGGTAAGCATAAGGGAGAAGTTTATACATTAAAAGATGTGACAGAAATAATAAGGTTAGAGGAAGAATTGCGTAGGAAGCTTGTTTTATCACAACATTTTGCAAAATACACATTTGGAGATATTGAAGGATCGAGTGTCGCAATTAAAAATGCTAAGAGTAAAGCTCTCAAAATTTCAAGTTCTGATTCTCCTATTTTAATACAAGGAGAGAGTGGAACAGGAAAAGAACTTTTTGCTCAAGCAATTCATAATTCCTCTAAAAGAAAAAGAGGACCTTTTGTAGCAATTAATTTTGCTGCATTACCAGACACTTTATTAGATAGTGAATTATTTGGGTATGAAGAAGGATCTTTTACAGGTGCAAAAAAAGGTGGTATGAGAGGATTATTTGAGCAGGCTCATGGAGGTACAATTTTTTTGGACGAGATAGGTGATGCTCCGGTAAATTTTCAGATTAGATTATTGAGAGTATTACAAGAAAAACAAGTGAGAAGGATTGGAGCTAATAAAGTAATTCCCATTGATGTTCGTATTATTTCTGCATCCAATAAAAATTTAAAAAAGCTTATACAAGAAGGAAAATTTAGAGAAGATCTTTATTATAGATTAAATGTTTTACCATTTCATATACCTTCTTTAAAAGATAGAAATAACGACATAATGATATTAGCACACTCATTCTATAAGAATTTTCATCCAGATAATAATATTGATGAGGAACAATATTTTTCTAAGATTAAGAATGCTATGCTCAAATATAATTGGCCAGGTAATATACGTGAATTAAGAAATGTAGTTGAATATTTAATAAATATAGCAGAGAATACTATTCCAGAGGAAGTTGATTTGCCAATTGAACTTCAAAATTTAAATACCATGAAACAGGTAAAATCAAATATTGATTTAGTAATTCTGGAGAATATAAAAAATTATAATGGGATGAATATCCCTATTGGGAGAAGATCTTTATCTGAGCTAACTGGAATATCAGAAAGCAAAGTTCGTAAGATAATAAATAATATGAGCGCAAATGGATTAGTTGATATTTGCATAGGACGGAAAGGACTACAAATTACAATAAAAGGACTTAATTACTTGAAAACAGAGTCTTTATAA
- a CDS encoding Na+/H+ antiporter NhaC family protein, with the protein MALIKISPIFLLAGLMVYGMELLIAAPIAFFYAVIIAAIVEKYKFEEAMDKGIEAVKEMIMVFFVLMFAYAVAEAFMATGVGASVILIALKLGVTGKTVATVGFIVTCVLSIATGSSWSTFASCAPIFLWLAHIVNGPIVLVIASIAGGSCFGDNIGLISDTTVVSSGLQGVKITDRVRHQGVWSGLLLIISALVIFLVSSTMGLSSVQGDANAAIAAIPNEVFESLAQERPAAVALLNQVESGVPYYMVIPMLAVIALAFMAKPTLICLGAGIILSCVLGLIAGTIGSVSEFLELVLTGFQDAGSISIAMMLWIGAFGGIMSAMHAFEPISKFFLRISKSVRQLMFYNGIFTLIGNAALADEMAQIVTVGPIIREMTHENVEASKENMYKLDLRNATFSDAMGVFGSQLVPWHVYMAFFVTIANTVYPLEQVNAIQVISKNYMAMIAVASILILTITGFDKYIPFFAIPSEPDVKLRKD; encoded by the coding sequence ATGGCGTTAATTAAAATATCACCTATATTTTTGCTAGCAGGACTAATGGTATATGGAATGGAGTTATTAATAGCTGCACCAATTGCTTTCTTCTATGCGGTTATAATTGCTGCAATTGTAGAAAAATATAAATTCGAAGAGGCCATGGACAAAGGTATTGAAGCTGTAAAAGAAATGATTATGGTGTTTTTTGTACTTATGTTTGCTTATGCTGTTGCGGAGGCATTTATGGCTACTGGTGTTGGAGCATCAGTTATATTAATAGCACTTAAGCTTGGAGTAACAGGGAAAACGGTTGCTACAGTTGGGTTTATTGTAACTTGTGTGTTATCAATTGCGACTGGTTCTTCATGGAGTACATTTGCATCTTGTGCACCAATTTTTTTATGGCTAGCACATATAGTAAATGGACCAATAGTATTAGTAATTGCATCTATAGCTGGAGGATCATGTTTTGGTGATAATATTGGATTAATATCTGATACTACAGTAGTGAGTTCAGGTTTACAAGGAGTAAAAATAACTGATAGAGTTAGGCATCAAGGTGTATGGTCAGGATTACTTTTGATAATCAGTGCACTAGTAATATTTCTTGTAAGTTCTACCATGGGACTCTCATCGGTACAAGGGGATGCTAATGCTGCTATTGCTGCAATACCTAATGAAGTATTTGAAAGTCTTGCTCAAGAACGTCCAGCTGCAGTAGCATTGTTAAATCAGGTAGAATCTGGTGTACCTTACTATATGGTTATACCTATGCTAGCAGTTATTGCATTAGCTTTTATGGCGAAACCAACTCTAATATGTTTAGGTGCAGGAATAATACTATCTTGTGTTTTAGGTCTTATTGCAGGCACAATAGGAAGTGTATCAGAATTTTTAGAATTAGTGCTTACAGGTTTTCAAGATGCAGGTAGTATTTCTATAGCGATGATGTTATGGATTGGTGCTTTTGGAGGAATTATGTCAGCTATGCATGCTTTTGAACCTATATCTAAGTTTTTCTTAAGGATAAGTAAAAGTGTAAGACAACTTATGTTTTATAATGGAATATTTACATTGATAGGAAATGCTGCATTGGCTGATGAAATGGCACAAATAGTTACTGTTGGGCCGATTATTAGAGAAATGACTCACGAAAATGTTGAAGCTTCTAAAGAAAATATGTATAAATTAGATTTAAGAAATGCTACTTTTTCAGATGCTATGGGAGTATTTGGATCTCAACTAGTACCATGGCATGTATATATGGCGTTTTTTGTTACAATAGCAAATACAGTTTATCCTTTAGAGCAAGTTAATGCTATACAAGTTATCTCAAAGAATTATATGGCCATGATAGCAGTAGCTTCAATACTTATATTAACTATAACAGGATTTGATAAGTATATACCATTTTTTGCAATTCCAAGTGAACCAGATGTGAAATTGAGAAAGGACTAA
- a CDS encoding ATP-NAD kinase family protein encodes MKKIGLLINPISGMGGSVGLKGTDGKDTLFKAIKLGALPNAPNKVIESLKELNEIQDQVMFITGAGELGENVLKQLGFKYELAYKESEGIIYTTEKDSENLLRNLINYDIDILLFAGGDGTARLVANIIKENIVCVAIPTGVKIHSSVFAINPKVSGKLTKEYLIEGLTTGLEEVVDLNEEMYRNNIVVTDLYGYLKIPRKEKYLQNKKAPTPLSQEETLQAISLDVIDNLENDIYYFIGAGTTTSYIMKKLSLDYSLLGVDVIRNRELIRRDCNEKDLLEFAKKGKCILYITPTGGQGFIFGRGNQQISDVVLRKIGKENIRILADISKLINLRGRPLIIYTGNDVIDDDFSGYYKVKIGYGRDMLYKVTNKF; translated from the coding sequence ATGAAAAAAATAGGGTTATTAATAAATCCCATATCGGGCATGGGAGGTTCAGTAGGGTTAAAGGGTACAGACGGGAAAGATACTCTTTTCAAGGCGATAAAATTAGGGGCGTTACCAAACGCTCCTAACAAAGTCATTGAATCATTGAAAGAATTAAATGAAATACAAGATCAAGTTATGTTCATAACAGGAGCAGGTGAATTGGGTGAGAATGTTCTGAAACAACTTGGCTTTAAATATGAGTTAGCGTATAAAGAGTCAGAAGGAATAATTTATACAACAGAAAAAGATAGTGAAAATCTCCTGAGAAATTTAATAAACTATGATATTGATATATTATTATTTGCAGGCGGAGATGGAACAGCACGATTGGTTGCTAATATTATAAAAGAAAACATTGTTTGTGTAGCAATACCAACAGGTGTTAAAATTCACTCATCAGTTTTTGCAATAAACCCTAAAGTATCAGGTAAGCTTACGAAAGAGTATTTAATTGAAGGATTAACAACAGGATTAGAAGAGGTCGTTGATCTAAATGAAGAAATGTATAGAAATAATATAGTAGTAACTGATTTATATGGATATTTGAAAATTCCACGTAAAGAAAAATATTTACAAAACAAAAAAGCACCTACTCCACTTTCGCAAGAAGAAACACTACAAGCAATTAGTTTGGATGTAATAGATAATTTAGAAAATGATATCTATTATTTTATTGGAGCAGGTACAACAACTAGCTATATAATGAAAAAATTAAGTCTTGATTACTCACTACTTGGTGTAGATGTTATAAGGAATAGAGAGCTAATAAGAAGGGATTGTAATGAAAAAGACTTATTAGAATTCGCTAAAAAGGGAAAGTGCATACTATATATCACACCAACTGGAGGACAAGGATTTATATTTGGAAGAGGTAATCAACAAATAAGTGATGTAGTTTTGCGGAAAATAGGAAAGGAGAATATAAGAATACTTGCAGATATAAGTAAGTTAATTAATCTAAGAGGAAGGCCATTAATAATATATACTGGCAATGATGTAATCGACGACGATTTTTCGGGTTATTACAAAGTTAAGATTGGGTATGGAAGAGATATGTTGTATAAAGTAACTAATAAATTCTAG
- a CDS encoding creatininase family protein, producing MKLSHLSWKQAENIFKRVDIAILPVGSVENHGTHGPLGTDYLIPERLSEMIEKETEVIVLPVIPYGVCPHHKSFPGTINIGHDALQMVVRNIVFSLFEQGIKKFVFLNGHGGNDSSLDMVALELYNRGGIAATVDWWVLAGQLNNEWVGGHAGREEASAIMAIDEDLIDLNEVVPLDYKNLTDELKCLNINTVEFKGASIKIMRDVRDVVESGWFGKDDPAFATKEEGESMLNATAKYLVDFIEEFKKIKLDR from the coding sequence ATGAAATTATCACATTTGAGTTGGAAACAAGCAGAAAATATCTTTAAAAGAGTAGATATAGCAATTTTACCTGTTGGAAGTGTTGAAAATCATGGAACGCATGGTCCTTTAGGGACAGATTATTTAATACCAGAAAGATTATCAGAGATGATAGAAAAAGAAACTGAAGTAATAGTATTGCCAGTAATACCATATGGAGTATGTCCACATCATAAGAGTTTTCCTGGGACAATTAATATTGGACATGATGCTTTACAAATGGTAGTACGAAACATAGTTTTTTCATTGTTTGAACAAGGAATCAAAAAATTCGTGTTTTTGAACGGACATGGAGGTAATGATAGTTCGCTTGATATGGTTGCACTGGAACTCTACAATCGAGGTGGCATTGCTGCAACTGTTGATTGGTGGGTTTTAGCTGGACAACTCAATAATGAATGGGTTGGAGGGCATGCAGGAAGAGAAGAAGCTTCTGCAATTATGGCAATAGATGAAGATTTAATTGACTTAAATGAAGTGGTACCATTGGATTATAAGAATTTAACAGATGAGTTAAAATGTTTAAATATAAATACTGTGGAGTTTAAAGGTGCAAGCATTAAAATAATGAGAGATGTTAGAGATGTAGTAGAAAGTGGTTGGTTTGGTAAAGATGATCCTGCTTTTGCAACAAAAGAAGAAGGAGAGAGTATGTTAAACGCAACTGCTAAATATCTAGTTGATTTTATTGAGGAGTTTAAAAAAATAAAGCTAGACAGATAG
- the gcvPA gene encoding aminomethyl-transferring glycine dehydrogenase subunit GcvPA: MKNIGYKNHPYIPNSDRKIQEEMLKEVGLQSLEDLHAEIPKDLKLNRKMNLPEPYKSEYELVRGVDRILNKNMTANEYISFLGGGCWNHYVPAICNEINGRAEFLSGYAGEPYNDHGRFQSLFEYESLLAELIDMEVVNVPTFDWAQAAATGARMASRIKGREIVLVNGSIDTNKLLIMRNYCDPGVELVLVDYCKKTGRLDLEDLKRKLNEKVAAVYFENPNYFGVFEDEANEIGRMTKENGSILIVGVDPISLGIVESPREFGADIIVGDLQSLGNNMNCGGSQSGFISTLNDPKFVLEFPSRLFGIAPTIKEGEYGFGDIAYDRTSFGDLREKGKEYVGTQTSLIAITAGVYLSLMGPKGLYELGQNIIQKGQYLVSELSKLDGVKSKRFNSFNFRDVVVDFSDTGKTIQEINEELLKKGIFGGIDLSEKFPELKNCALFSVTEVHFKQDIDQLIKELSTII, encoded by the coding sequence GTTGGTCTGCAATCATTGGAAGATTTACATGCTGAAATTCCTAAGGATTTGAAACTTAATAGAAAGATGAATCTACCTGAACCTTATAAATCTGAATATGAATTAGTACGTGGTGTAGATAGGATACTTAATAAGAATATGACAGCAAATGAGTATATTAGTTTTCTTGGTGGAGGATGTTGGAATCACTATGTTCCTGCTATTTGTAACGAGATAAATGGAAGAGCTGAGTTCTTGAGTGGGTATGCTGGTGAACCGTACAATGATCATGGTAGATTTCAAAGTCTTTTTGAATATGAATCCTTATTAGCAGAGTTAATTGATATGGAAGTGGTAAATGTACCAACATTTGATTGGGCTCAAGCTGCAGCAACCGGTGCAAGGATGGCATCTAGAATTAAAGGAAGAGAAATAGTACTGGTTAATGGTTCCATAGACACTAATAAGTTATTGATTATGAGAAATTATTGTGATCCAGGTGTTGAACTTGTATTAGTAGATTATTGTAAAAAAACAGGTAGATTAGACCTTGAAGATTTAAAAAGAAAATTAAATGAAAAAGTAGCAGCAGTATATTTTGAGAATCCAAATTATTTTGGAGTTTTTGAAGATGAGGCTAATGAAATCGGAAGAATGACAAAAGAAAATGGAAGCATTCTAATAGTTGGGGTAGATCCTATTAGTCTAGGTATAGTTGAATCTCCAAGAGAATTTGGAGCAGACATAATTGTAGGAGATTTGCAATCACTTGGTAATAATATGAATTGTGGTGGAAGTCAGTCTGGTTTTATTTCAACTTTAAATGATCCTAAATTTGTTCTTGAATTCCCTTCAAGACTTTTTGGAATTGCACCAACTATTAAAGAAGGTGAATATGGATTTGGAGATATTGCATATGATAGGACATCATTTGGAGATTTAAGAGAAAAAGGAAAAGAGTATGTCGGCACACAAACTTCGTTAATTGCGATTACTGCTGGTGTATATCTTTCGCTTATGGGACCAAAAGGATTATATGAACTAGGTCAAAATATTATTCAGAAAGGACAGTATCTAGTATCGGAATTATCAAAGTTAGATGGAGTTAAAAGCAAACGATTTAATTCATTTAACTTCAGAGATGTTGTAGTAGATTTTTCTGACACCGGGAAGACTATTCAAGAAATCAATGAAGAACTACTTAAAAAAGGCATATTCGGAGGGATTGATCTTAGTGAAAAGTTTCCTGAATTAAAAAATTGTGCACTTTTTTCTGTAACAGAAGTTCATTTCAAACAAGATATCGATCAGCTTATTAAAGAATTATCGACTATTATTTAG
- a CDS encoding sodium/proline symporter codes for MNNSVQATPLPFYTVLALYLIGMAYIGWYASKKTTSLSEFFVMNAKAGALVSGLAYFATQYSMSTFMGVPGTIYNVGYAGLAVSVPGLVFSMIIPAILIGRKLIVMGRKFNLLTMADYLADRYGSNTIRILLAILMIIFLIPNMGAQTIGAGVIVNVFTGLPVWVGVVGMGIIVIIYCMAGGIRGAMITDVIQGLLMVGTAIITFVLSVKMGGGLSSINETLASTSPEMLSFPGGNNYMPWQNYVSQIVLWSFFTMGQPQLFTKFFAMKDHKTMFKAVLLGTLGMWFAATLIEWSGVNASVFIKGLVGKESDNIVPMILQRGLNPFMASLFIAGIVAAGMSTIDSVLIMSTGAITRDLYQKVINKDATDDDVMKISKFVTVAIGIVVILFGIFRPASIFQIILFAFGGMGAFVIPVLFGMYWKRATLQGAISSVIVTVVIMISITFKFKNLAFGFHPLIVSAAIGSIVMIVVSLVTNPPSDEIIDRHFNYLDDYKLQN; via the coding sequence ATGAATAATTCTGTACAAGCTACACCATTGCCATTTTATACTGTGTTAGCATTGTATTTAATTGGTATGGCATACATAGGTTGGTATGCATCAAAAAAAACTACAAGCTTGAGTGAATTTTTTGTTATGAATGCAAAAGCAGGCGCTTTAGTTAGTGGATTAGCGTACTTTGCAACACAATATAGCATGAGTACATTTATGGGAGTACCAGGAACAATTTATAATGTTGGTTATGCAGGATTAGCGGTTTCAGTTCCAGGCTTAGTTTTTAGTATGATAATTCCCGCCATATTAATCGGTAGGAAATTGATAGTTATGGGTAGAAAATTTAATCTTTTAACTATGGCGGATTATTTAGCTGATAGATATGGATCGAACACAATACGAATCTTATTAGCTATATTAATGATTATTTTTCTAATTCCTAACATGGGTGCTCAAACAATAGGAGCTGGTGTAATAGTAAATGTCTTTACAGGTTTACCCGTATGGGTAGGAGTTGTAGGTATGGGTATTATTGTAATTATTTACTGTATGGCTGGTGGAATACGAGGGGCAATGATTACTGATGTAATTCAAGGTTTACTTATGGTTGGTACAGCTATTATAACATTTGTATTATCTGTAAAAATGGGAGGTGGATTGTCGAGCATAAATGAAACTTTAGCTTCTACAAGTCCAGAAATGCTCTCATTCCCTGGTGGAAACAATTATATGCCTTGGCAAAATTATGTTTCTCAAATAGTTTTGTGGAGTTTCTTTACTATGGGACAACCACAACTTTTTACAAAATTTTTCGCCATGAAAGATCATAAAACAATGTTTAAAGCAGTATTACTTGGGACGTTGGGAATGTGGTTTGCAGCTACATTGATAGAATGGTCAGGTGTGAATGCATCGGTATTTATTAAGGGATTGGTTGGAAAAGAATCTGATAATATAGTCCCTATGATATTACAAAGAGGATTAAATCCGTTCATGGCATCATTGTTTATTGCAGGAATAGTCGCAGCAGGGATGTCAACTATTGACAGTGTTTTGATTATGTCAACAGGTGCGATAACTAGGGATTTATATCAGAAAGTAATTAATAAAGATGCTACAGATGACGATGTTATGAAGATATCAAAATTCGTAACAGTGGCAATTGGTATTGTAGTTATTTTATTTGGTATTTTTAGACCAGCAAGTATATTCCAGATAATATTATTCGCTTTTGGTGGAATGGGGGCGTTCGTTATTCCTGTACTCTTCGGGATGTACTGGAAAAGAGCTACATTACAAGGTGCTATATCTTCAGTAATTGTTACAGTAGTAATAATGATTTCTATAACATTTAAATTCAAAAACTTAGCGTTTGGTTTTCATCCCTTAATTGTGTCTGCAGCAATAGGATCAATAGTTATGATCGTAGTAAGTTTAGTTACAAATCCACCAAGTGATGAAATAATAGATAGACATTTTAATTATTTAGATGATTATAAATTACAAAACTAA
- the gcvPB gene encoding aminomethyl-transferring glycine dehydrogenase subunit GcvPB has protein sequence MKAINREGLVRDVHQARWNEPIIFELHQPGERGILVPKCEKAIEDIVGNGVDSIPKSLRRKKLPKLPEINQKRVLMHYLRLSQEVLGGNLNPEIGQGTCTVKYNPIVNDDLANRDKVKFLHPEQPVETLQGILKIMHESDLMMQEISGMDKFSFQPGGGSQATMAMASIVRMYHRVRGEEEKRDEMITTLYSHPSDAAAPALKGYKIIYIPADESGHPDYEAFKNAVSERTAGLIVANPEDTGIYNPRIKEFTDIIHENGGLCLYDQANANGLFGIARAKEAGFDICYFNMHKSFGTPHGCGGPGSGAIGVVKELIEYLPVPLIDKRNDEYFLNYNLKNTIGRVKMFLGTPQVMVKAYAWMMSLGADGLYEVGKVAALNNLYLMKKVLEHKAISNPYPDNIQRIEQNRYTIEKMKNETGIGFGEVSNRMMDFCKHIWSSHHPQYIPEPITLEPTETPSKQDLDEYVATLHQIFDEAYENPQVIIDAPTKSTIHRVDESSLDDPENWCPTWRVYLEKIGK, from the coding sequence ATGAAAGCTATTAATAGAGAAGGACTCGTTAGAGATGTTCACCAAGCAAGGTGGAATGAACCAATAATTTTTGAACTTCATCAACCAGGAGAAAGAGGAATTTTAGTACCAAAATGTGAAAAAGCTATAGAAGATATTGTTGGAAATGGAGTAGATAGTATTCCTAAATCATTAAGAAGAAAGAAACTACCTAAATTACCTGAAATAAACCAAAAACGAGTTTTAATGCACTATCTTAGATTATCACAAGAAGTACTTGGTGGAAATCTGAACCCTGAAATTGGTCAAGGGACATGTACAGTCAAATATAATCCTATTGTAAATGACGATTTAGCAAATAGAGATAAAGTTAAATTTTTGCATCCAGAACAACCAGTTGAAACACTACAAGGCATACTGAAAATAATGCATGAGTCAGACTTAATGATGCAAGAAATTTCAGGAATGGATAAATTTAGTTTTCAACCAGGTGGTGGTTCCCAAGCAACGATGGCTATGGCATCAATAGTAAGAATGTATCATAGAGTAAGAGGCGAAGAAGAAAAAAGAGATGAAATGATAACTACATTGTATTCGCACCCTTCTGATGCAGCGGCTCCAGCTTTAAAAGGTTACAAGATAATATATATACCTGCAGATGAAAGTGGTCATCCAGATTATGAAGCATTCAAAAATGCAGTTAGTGAAAGAACTGCTGGTCTGATTGTGGCTAATCCTGAAGATACTGGAATATACAATCCTAGAATTAAGGAGTTCACAGACATAATACATGAAAATGGTGGGTTATGTTTATATGATCAAGCGAATGCTAATGGTTTATTTGGAATAGCCAGAGCAAAAGAAGCTGGTTTTGATATTTGTTACTTTAATATGCATAAATCATTTGGAACACCTCATGGATGTGGTGGTCCCGGATCGGGTGCGATAGGGGTTGTAAAAGAATTAATAGAGTATCTTCCAGTACCACTCATAGATAAAAGAAATGATGAATATTTCTTAAATTATAACCTTAAGAATACCATTGGTAGAGTAAAAATGTTTTTAGGTACACCACAAGTTATGGTAAAGGCTTATGCATGGATGATGAGTCTTGGCGCTGATGGTTTATATGAAGTCGGGAAAGTTGCAGCGTTAAATAATCTGTATTTAATGAAAAAAGTACTAGAGCACAAAGCAATTAGTAATCCATATCCTGATAATATCCAAAGAATTGAGCAAAACAGATATACCATTGAAAAAATGAAAAATGAAACAGGAATAGGGTTTGGAGAAGTGTCAAATAGAATGATGGATTTTTGCAAACATATTTGGTCTAGTCACCATCCTCAATATATACCAGAGCCCATTACTCTTGAACCAACAGAGACGCCTTCAAAACAAGATCTTGATGAATATGTGGCTACATTGCATCAAATATTTGATGAAGCATATGAAAATCCGCAGGTTATAATAGATGCACCTACAAAGAGTACGATTCATAGAGTGGATGAGTCATCTTTAGATGATCCTGAGAACTGGTGTCCAACATGGAGGGTGTATCTAGAAAAAATTGGGAAGTAA
- a CDS encoding alanine/ornithine racemase family PLP-dependent enzyme produces MYPRLLVNLEKIKENTGIVLEICKKHGIEILAITKGFCADPQIVEVMIQAGIKTIGDSRILNLKKLESYNVVKVLIRIPMLSEVEDVVKYCNISYNTEIKTIKGLSLAAQKNGKRHKIIIMIDKGDLREGVYSLIELEEIIQETLRLKNIDIVGFGINMKCFGAIIPTEKTLEELTVTTKQLADKYKLNVNTLSGGNSSSFYLIETERFHGINNIRLGEALILGTEASFNKIIPGCYNDAFTLEAEVIEVKEKPSIPHGKLALNAFNKVPSFDDRGNIKRMICAIGSQDIDFDFIIPKDDSLRILGGSSDHFILDCTLADVDYKVGDIVSFTLGYMSILRVMNSPYVEKVFLNSKF; encoded by the coding sequence ATGTACCCTAGACTCTTGGTAAACTTAGAAAAGATTAAAGAAAATACAGGAATAGTTTTAGAGATTTGTAAAAAACATGGAATCGAGATTTTAGCTATAACGAAGGGATTCTGTGCAGATCCACAAATAGTTGAAGTGATGATACAAGCTGGAATTAAAACAATTGGAGATTCTAGGATTTTAAACCTCAAAAAACTAGAGAGTTACAATGTTGTAAAAGTTCTAATCCGCATACCAATGTTGTCAGAAGTTGAAGATGTAGTAAAATATTGTAATATTTCTTACAACACGGAAATAAAAACTATTAAAGGTTTGTCCTTAGCTGCACAAAAAAATGGTAAACGACATAAAATAATCATTATGATAGATAAAGGAGACTTGAGAGAAGGGGTTTATAGTTTGATTGAATTAGAAGAAATAATTCAAGAAACCCTGCGGCTTAAAAACATAGATATTGTAGGTTTTGGGATAAATATGAAGTGTTTTGGAGCTATAATTCCTACAGAAAAAACGCTTGAAGAGTTAACAGTAACTACTAAGCAGTTGGCCGACAAGTATAAGCTGAATGTAAATACGTTATCTGGTGGAAATTCATCTTCTTTTTATTTGATTGAGACTGAAAGATTTCATGGTATAAATAATATACGATTAGGAGAGGCTTTAATACTTGGCACAGAAGCATCATTTAATAAAATTATACCTGGCTGTTACAATGATGCTTTTACACTTGAGGCAGAAGTAATTGAAGTTAAAGAAAAACCTTCAATACCACATGGGAAACTTGCATTAAATGCATTCAATAAAGTACCCTCATTTGATGATAGGGGTAATATCAAAAGGATGATTTGCGCGATAGGGAGCCAAGATATTGATTTCGATTTTATTATACCAAAAGATGATTCTTTAAGAATTTTGGGAGGAAGCTCAGACCATTTTATATTAGATTGTACCTTAGCAGATGTTGATTATAAAGTAGGAGATATAGTTAGTTTTACACTTGGGTATATGAGTATACTTAGAGTTATGAATTCTCCCTATGTCGAAAAAGTATTTCTGAACAGTAAATTCTAA